The proteins below come from a single Candidatus Planktophila dulcis genomic window:
- the gltB gene encoding glutamate synthase large subunit, whose product MALSSNYPAAQGLYDPANEHDACGVAMVATLNKVATHEIVEKALTALRNLEHRGASGAEPDSGDGAGILIRVPDAFYRAETTFELPAEGSYATGIAFIAQGVTVTAEIEKLAKEEGLTVLGWRDLPVNSTSLGKTALSVMPQFKQLFVAGVKNESGIGLDRLTFALRKRAEHSLDLYFSSLSSQTIVYKGMLTTGQLEEFFPDLSDERVVSPLALVHSRFSTNTFPSWPLAHPYRFIAHNGEINTVKGNRNWMRARESLLESDLIGGDLKRLFPIVEMSGSDSASFDEVLELLYLGGRSLPHAVLMMIPEAWENHATMSQKRRDFYAFHASLMEPWDGPACVTFTDGHQVGAVLDRNGLRPSRFWVTDDGLVVLASEVGVLDFPAEKIVRKGRLQPGKMFLVDIEAGRIIEDDEIKDSLADAAPYGTWLKDGMIKLSDLPSREHIVYPHKSVIRRQKAFGYTEEEIKIIVTPMAKGGGEALGSMGTDTPIAALSGKPRLLFDYFSQLFAQVTNPPLDAIREELVTSLGGSLGPEHNLLDPGPESCKQISLAFPVIDNDELAKIIHVNADDDYPELEAYVVRGLFPVTGDGNTLRARLEEIKREVSDAIAKGAHIIVLSDRDGDAEDCPIPSLLLTAAVHHHLIREKTRTKVGLVVEAGDVREVHHVALLIGYGAAAVNPYLVMETAEDLVNQGVITGIAPEKAVRNVIKALGKGVLKVMSKMGISTIASYTGAQVFEAIGIAQDVVDEFFVGTTSRLGGVDLDVIAEETIKRHHFAYPVGGEIPGAKRLAVGGEYQWRRDGEPHLFNPETVFALQHSTRNKRYDIFKRYTDKVNDQSKDLMTLRGLFQFKEGERPAISLDEVEPISEIVKRFSTGAMSYGSVSQEVHETLAIAMNRLGAKSNTGEGGEDESRYLPMANGDSKKSAIKQVASGRFGVTSNYLINATDIQIKVAQGAKPGEGGQLPGFKVYPWIAKARYSTPGVGLISPPPHHDIYSIEDLAQLIHDLKNANKDARVHVKLVAEVGVGTVAAGVSKAHADVVLISGHDGGTGASPLTSLKHAGAPWELGLAETQQTLLLNNLRDRIVVQADGQLKTGRDVVIAALLGAEEYGFATAPLVVSGCIMMRVCHLDTCPVGVATQNPELRKKFTGKPEFVETFFEYIAEEVREILASLGFRTLLEAIGHVEYLDTRDAVNHWKASGLDLSPLLVRPDVDSPLHNTTQQDHGLAAALDNKLIELSKAALEKQEPVRIDLPIRNVNRTVGTMLGAEVTRRYGSPGLPVGTIDVTLHGSAGQSLGAFIPQGLTLRLYGDANDYVGKGISGGRVVVRPDEKASFKSELNVIAGNVIGYGATSGDIFIRGLAGERFCVRNSGAIAVVEGVGDHALEYMTGGTVVILGPTGRNIAAGMSGGRAFVLDLNTAVVNAEMVDILAVPADQRENLRSVVSSFHVETGSEVAAALLADWDNEISRFSLIMPRDYAKVLGAIERATREGLPVDEYIMEVAANG is encoded by the coding sequence ATGGCACTCTCATCGAACTATCCCGCAGCACAGGGTCTCTACGATCCTGCAAATGAACATGATGCATGCGGCGTCGCGATGGTGGCCACCCTTAATAAAGTAGCCACACATGAAATTGTAGAGAAGGCACTTACAGCTCTTCGTAATCTCGAGCACCGTGGTGCATCAGGAGCTGAACCTGATTCAGGAGATGGTGCTGGAATTCTTATTCGCGTTCCTGATGCTTTCTATCGCGCAGAAACTACCTTTGAATTACCTGCAGAAGGCTCTTATGCAACAGGCATTGCATTTATTGCACAAGGCGTCACTGTTACCGCAGAGATTGAAAAGCTTGCTAAAGAAGAAGGCCTGACAGTTCTTGGATGGCGTGATCTTCCGGTCAACTCAACTTCCCTTGGTAAGACTGCACTCTCTGTCATGCCGCAGTTCAAGCAGCTCTTTGTAGCGGGCGTTAAGAATGAATCTGGAATTGGACTCGATCGTCTTACCTTTGCACTGCGTAAGCGCGCAGAGCACTCACTTGATCTCTACTTCTCATCTCTGTCTTCACAGACAATTGTCTATAAGGGAATGCTTACAACAGGCCAGCTGGAGGAATTCTTCCCAGATCTCAGTGATGAGCGCGTTGTCTCACCTCTTGCACTCGTGCACTCACGCTTTTCAACAAATACATTCCCTTCATGGCCACTTGCCCACCCATATCGCTTCATCGCACATAACGGTGAAATCAATACAGTAAAGGGAAATCGCAACTGGATGCGTGCTCGTGAATCACTTCTTGAAAGTGATCTCATCGGTGGAGATTTAAAGCGCCTCTTCCCAATCGTTGAAATGTCTGGCTCTGACTCAGCATCCTTTGATGAAGTACTTGAACTTCTCTATCTTGGTGGACGCTCATTGCCACACGCAGTATTGATGATGATTCCTGAAGCATGGGAGAACCATGCGACGATGTCACAGAAGCGTCGTGACTTTTATGCATTCCACGCATCGTTGATGGAGCCTTGGGATGGTCCTGCCTGTGTGACATTTACCGATGGACATCAGGTTGGTGCTGTTCTAGATCGCAATGGACTTCGCCCTTCACGTTTTTGGGTGACAGATGATGGCCTCGTCGTTCTTGCATCCGAAGTGGGAGTACTTGATTTTCCTGCAGAGAAGATTGTTCGAAAAGGAAGACTTCAACCAGGAAAGATGTTCTTGGTCGATATCGAAGCAGGGCGCATCATTGAAGATGACGAGATTAAAGATTCGCTAGCTGATGCTGCGCCTTATGGCACATGGCTTAAAGATGGAATGATCAAGCTCTCTGATCTTCCATCACGTGAGCACATCGTCTATCCACACAAATCTGTTATCCGTCGTCAAAAGGCTTTTGGTTACACAGAAGAAGAAATCAAAATCATTGTGACTCCAATGGCAAAAGGTGGGGGAGAAGCGCTCGGTTCTATGGGAACTGATACTCCTATCGCAGCTCTCTCAGGCAAACCACGTCTACTCTTTGATTACTTCTCACAACTCTTTGCGCAAGTCACCAATCCACCACTGGATGCAATTCGTGAGGAGCTTGTGACAAGTCTCGGTGGATCACTCGGTCCAGAGCACAACTTGCTCGATCCAGGTCCTGAATCCTGTAAACAGATATCACTGGCTTTTCCTGTCATCGATAATGATGAACTTGCAAAGATTATTCACGTCAATGCCGATGATGATTATCCAGAACTTGAGGCATATGTCGTTCGCGGACTCTTCCCGGTAACCGGTGATGGAAACACTCTGCGTGCTCGCCTTGAGGAGATCAAGCGTGAGGTCTCTGATGCGATTGCAAAGGGTGCACACATCATTGTTCTCTCTGACCGCGACGGTGATGCAGAAGATTGTCCAATTCCATCACTGCTACTTACAGCAGCTGTTCACCACCACCTTATTCGCGAAAAGACTCGAACAAAGGTCGGTCTTGTTGTTGAAGCAGGCGATGTTCGCGAAGTGCATCATGTCGCTCTCCTTATCGGTTATGGAGCAGCTGCTGTAAATCCATACCTCGTGATGGAAACTGCAGAAGATCTCGTGAACCAGGGTGTCATTACGGGAATTGCTCCAGAGAAGGCTGTTCGTAACGTCATTAAGGCTCTCGGTAAGGGAGTTCTCAAGGTGATGTCGAAGATGGGCATTTCAACAATTGCTTCTTATACGGGAGCCCAAGTATTTGAAGCAATCGGTATTGCTCAAGATGTTGTCGATGAGTTCTTTGTTGGAACAACATCACGTCTTGGCGGCGTTGATCTTGATGTCATTGCAGAAGAGACCATTAAGCGCCACCATTTTGCATATCCTGTTGGGGGAGAGATTCCAGGTGCTAAGCGACTAGCTGTCGGTGGCGAATACCAATGGCGCCGTGATGGAGAACCGCACCTTTTCAACCCTGAGACTGTCTTTGCACTTCAGCACTCAACGCGCAATAAGCGTTATGACATCTTCAAGCGTTACACAGATAAGGTCAATGATCAGAGCAAGGATTTGATGACTCTGCGCGGACTCTTCCAATTTAAGGAGGGCGAACGCCCTGCCATCTCCCTTGATGAAGTGGAGCCAATTTCAGAGATTGTGAAGCGTTTCTCAACCGGTGCGATGTCATACGGCTCTGTCTCTCAAGAAGTACACGAGACCCTCGCAATCGCAATGAACCGTCTTGGTGCAAAGTCCAATACCGGTGAAGGCGGAGAAGATGAGTCTCGTTATCTTCCGATGGCAAATGGTGATTCAAAGAAGAGTGCTATCAAGCAAGTTGCATCAGGTCGCTTTGGCGTAACAAGTAATTACCTTATTAATGCAACAGATATTCAGATCAAGGTGGCCCAAGGCGCCAAGCCTGGTGAAGGTGGACAACTTCCTGGCTTCAAGGTCTATCCATGGATTGCTAAGGCGCGCTACTCCACACCTGGCGTTGGTCTGATCTCACCGCCGCCTCACCACGATATTTACTCAATTGAAGATCTTGCACAGCTCATCCACGATTTGAAGAATGCAAATAAGGATGCGCGAGTTCACGTCAAGCTTGTTGCAGAAGTAGGTGTTGGAACTGTTGCAGCTGGTGTCTCTAAGGCACATGCCGATGTTGTTCTTATTTCAGGCCACGATGGTGGAACTGGTGCATCACCTTTAACATCACTCAAGCATGCTGGCGCCCCATGGGAGCTTGGCCTTGCGGAGACTCAACAGACACTTCTACTCAATAATTTGCGTGATCGCATCGTTGTTCAAGCAGATGGTCAACTCAAGACTGGTCGCGATGTTGTTATTGCTGCCCTTCTCGGTGCTGAAGAATATGGATTTGCAACTGCGCCACTGGTTGTCTCAGGCTGCATCATGATGCGCGTCTGCCACTTGGATACATGTCCTGTGGGCGTTGCAACACAGAATCCAGAGCTACGTAAGAAGTTCACTGGAAAGCCTGAATTCGTTGAGACATTCTTTGAGTACATCGCAGAGGAAGTCCGTGAAATCTTGGCATCGCTTGGATTCCGCACACTTCTTGAAGCAATTGGCCATGTGGAGTATCTCGATACTCGCGATGCAGTCAATCACTGGAAGGCGAGCGGTTTAGATCTTTCACCACTTCTTGTGCGCCCAGATGTTGATTCACCATTGCACAACACCACACAGCAGGATCATGGACTTGCTGCAGCACTCGATAATAAATTGATTGAACTTTCTAAGGCTGCACTAGAAAAGCAAGAACCTGTTCGTATCGATCTTCCTATTCGCAACGTCAACCGCACAGTCGGAACAATGTTGGGCGCAGAAGTTACTCGTCGCTATGGATCACCAGGTCTTCCAGTCGGAACTATCGATGTCACTCTTCATGGCTCTGCAGGTCAATCACTCGGTGCATTTATTCCTCAAGGCCTCACTCTTCGACTCTACGGTGATGCAAATGATTATGTAGGTAAGGGAATCTCTGGCGGACGTGTAGTTGTTCGTCCAGATGAAAAGGCAAGCTTTAAGTCAGAGCTCAACGTGATTGCCGGTAACGTCATTGGTTATGGCGCAACATCAGGAGATATCTTTATTCGAGGTCTTGCAGGTGAGCGCTTCTGTGTGCGTAACTCAGGTGCTATTGCAGTCGTTGAAGGCGTTGGCGATCACGCTCTTGAATATATGACAGGTGGAACCGTGGTCATCCTCGGACCAACTGGGCGAAATATTGCAGCAGGTATGTCAGGTGGTCGCGCCTTTGTTCTCGATCTCAATACCGCTGTTGTGAATGCTGAGATGGTAGATATTCTCGCCGTTCCCGCAGATCAACGCGAGAATCTCAGGTCTGTTGTCTCTTCCTTCCATGTCGAGACAGGTTCAGAAGTTGCCGCAGCACTCCTTGCAGATTGGGATAACGAGATTTCTCGATTCTCACTTATTATGCCGCGTGATTACGCGAAGGTCTTAGGTGCAATTGAGCGAGCAACCAGAGAAGGTTTGCCCGTGGATGAATACATTATGGAGGTAGCAGCAAATGGCTGA
- a CDS encoding glutamate synthase subunit beta → MADPKGFMTTPRETPQRRPVDVRIQDWREVYEPQSFEHLQKQAGRCMDCGIPFCHNGCPLGNLIPEWNDLIFRGDKEEAIDRLHATNNFPEFTGRLCPAPCETACVVGINRDAVTIKQIELRTIEEAFDANNVKPLAPDRLSGKTVAVIGSGPAGLAAAQQLTRAGHTVAVYERAEKIGGLLRYGIPEFKMEKHIVDRRLAQMEQEGTRFRPGVNVGVEITGSDLRARYDAVVLAIGATQWRELPIPGRENIGIYQAMEFLPWGNKQALGEVEVPGINVAGKHVIILGGGDTGADCLGTSVRQGAASVTQLEIMPRPTDERPTSQPWPTYPMIYRVSSAHEELDNRMFSVSTQEFIGDGKGNLKALKIVETKFENGKFEPIPGTEKELPADFVFLAMGFTGPEKSALIEQLEVELDDRGNIKRDENFQSTEEGIFVAGDVGRGQSLIVWAIAEGRSAAAAVDRYLSGETQLHSPIEPTTRSLMV, encoded by the coding sequence ATGGCTGATCCAAAAGGATTTATGACAACTCCTCGCGAGACTCCTCAGCGACGTCCCGTTGATGTGCGCATCCAAGATTGGCGCGAAGTCTATGAACCACAATCTTTTGAACACCTACAGAAGCAAGCAGGTCGTTGCATGGATTGCGGAATTCCTTTCTGTCATAACGGATGCCCACTCGGCAACTTGATTCCAGAGTGGAATGACCTCATCTTCCGTGGAGATAAAGAGGAAGCAATTGATCGCCTCCATGCAACCAATAACTTCCCTGAGTTCACAGGGCGCCTCTGTCCTGCTCCATGTGAGACAGCGTGTGTTGTGGGAATTAACCGTGATGCAGTCACCATTAAACAGATTGAACTTCGCACTATTGAAGAGGCATTTGATGCCAATAATGTGAAGCCACTTGCTCCAGATCGTCTATCGGGCAAGACAGTTGCTGTGATTGGTTCAGGTCCAGCAGGACTTGCTGCCGCGCAACAGCTCACTCGTGCTGGACACACAGTTGCTGTCTATGAGCGCGCTGAAAAGATTGGCGGACTTCTTCGCTACGGAATTCCTGAATTTAAGATGGAGAAGCACATCGTTGATCGCCGCCTTGCTCAGATGGAGCAAGAAGGAACTCGTTTTCGCCCAGGCGTTAACGTTGGCGTTGAAATCACAGGATCTGATCTACGCGCTAGATACGATGCAGTTGTTCTAGCAATTGGTGCAACGCAATGGCGCGAGCTACCAATTCCTGGTCGTGAAAACATTGGCATCTATCAAGCGATGGAGTTTTTGCCATGGGGCAATAAGCAGGCTCTCGGTGAGGTAGAAGTTCCCGGAATTAATGTTGCAGGCAAACACGTCATCATCCTTGGTGGTGGAGATACTGGTGCAGATTGCCTTGGAACATCTGTGCGCCAAGGTGCTGCAAGTGTTACTCAACTTGAGATCATGCCTCGTCCAACGGATGAGCGCCCAACATCACAGCCATGGCCAACCTATCCAATGATTTATCGCGTCTCGAGTGCGCACGAAGAGCTCGATAACCGCATGTTCTCTGTCAGTACACAAGAATTTATAGGCGATGGCAAAGGCAATCTCAAAGCGCTCAAGATTGTGGAAACTAAGTTTGAGAATGGAAAGTTCGAGCCAATTCCAGGAACAGAGAAAGAACTTCCAGCCGATTTCGTCTTCCTTGCGATGGGCTTTACAGGTCCTGAGAAGTCAGCACTTATTGAGCAACTTGAGGTCGAACTTGATGATCGCGGCAATATCAAACGAGATGAGAACTTCCAGAGCACTGAAGAGGGAATCTTCGTGGCAGGCGATGTTGGTCGCGGTCAATCTCTGATTGTCTGGGCAATCGCTGAAGGTCGTTCTGCGGCTGCTGCTGTGGATAGATACTTATCAGGGGAGACACAACTACATTCACCGATCGAGCCAACAACTCGTTCGCTCATGGTGTGA
- the pyk gene encoding pyruvate kinase, with protein MRRAKIVCTMGPAVESPEKVKELIAAGMNMARLNLSHGGYEEHQARLDAVRSAAKAAGKAVAILVDLQGPKIRLGRFENGPHDLSRGDIFTITTDEISGTKERVGTTYKGLPGDCKAGDRILIDDGKVTVEVIEVKGNDVITKCIQPGTVSNNKGINLPGVAVSVPAMSKKDEDDLRWGLRAGADFIALSFVRNAADVKDVHAIMDEVGIRVPVIAKIEKPQAVENLVEIVAAFDGIMVARGDLGVELPIEDVPMVQKRCIELSRDAAKPVIVATQMLDSMITNSSPTRAEATDCANAVLDGADALMLSGETSVGEFAIQAVETMARIIERTEELGLDRIRPLMTNPRTKGGAITKAAAEVGLIVGAKFLVTFTQSGDSARRISRLRSPIPILAITPEEGTYNRLALSWGVEPLITPMVKHTDEMVLQADKMLIEGKRAEIGELVMIVAGSPPGIPGSTNAMRVHKVGDAVNGVVAAYR; from the coding sequence ATGCGTCGCGCCAAAATTGTTTGCACTATGGGTCCAGCTGTTGAATCTCCAGAGAAGGTCAAGGAGCTCATTGCAGCGGGTATGAATATGGCGCGCCTGAATCTTTCCCATGGCGGATATGAAGAACATCAAGCACGCCTCGATGCCGTGCGATCTGCTGCCAAAGCTGCGGGTAAAGCTGTTGCAATCCTTGTTGATCTTCAAGGGCCAAAGATTCGCCTTGGCCGCTTTGAAAATGGTCCTCACGATCTATCTCGTGGCGATATTTTCACCATTACTACCGATGAAATCTCTGGAACGAAGGAGCGCGTTGGTACGACATATAAAGGTCTTCCAGGAGATTGCAAAGCTGGAGATCGCATTTTGATCGATGATGGAAAAGTTACTGTTGAAGTGATTGAGGTCAAGGGCAATGATGTCATCACCAAATGTATCCAGCCAGGTACGGTCAGCAACAATAAGGGAATTAACCTTCCGGGCGTTGCAGTCTCTGTTCCTGCGATGTCTAAAAAAGATGAAGATGATCTTCGTTGGGGGCTGCGAGCAGGCGCCGATTTCATCGCACTCTCATTTGTCCGAAATGCTGCAGATGTCAAAGATGTTCACGCCATCATGGATGAAGTGGGAATTCGCGTTCCTGTCATTGCAAAGATTGAGAAGCCTCAGGCTGTTGAGAACCTTGTTGAGATCGTTGCAGCATTTGATGGCATCATGGTCGCTCGTGGCGACCTCGGGGTCGAACTACCTATTGAAGATGTTCCTATGGTTCAAAAGCGCTGTATTGAACTCTCTCGCGATGCTGCAAAGCCAGTCATTGTTGCAACACAGATGCTTGATTCCATGATTACCAATTCATCACCTACGCGCGCAGAGGCGACAGATTGCGCCAACGCTGTTCTTGATGGCGCAGACGCACTCATGCTCTCAGGTGAGACATCAGTCGGAGAGTTTGCAATTCAGGCTGTAGAAACAATGGCTCGCATCATTGAGCGCACCGAAGAACTTGGCCTTGATCGCATTCGTCCATTGATGACTAATCCACGTACTAAAGGTGGAGCAATCACTAAGGCAGCAGCTGAAGTGGGTCTTATCGTGGGCGCGAAGTTCCTTGTGACCTTTACGCAATCGGGTGATTCAGCGCGACGTATTTCTCGTCTGCGCTCTCCTATTCCAATTCTTGCAATTACTCCTGAAGAGGGCACCTATAACCGCTTAGCTCTCTCATGGGGAGTCGAGCCGCTGATTACTCCTATGGTCAAACACACCGATGAGATGGTGTTGCAGGCTGACAAGATGCTGATTGAAGGTAAGCGCGCAGAGATTGGTGAACTCGTCATGATCGTTGCTGGCTCACCTCCTGGAATTCCAGGTTCGACCAATGCGATGCGCGTGCACAAGGTTGGCGATGCCGTTAATGGCGTTGTCGCTGCATACCGCTAA